In one Bombyx mori chromosome 22, ASM3026992v2 genomic region, the following are encoded:
- the LOC101742099 gene encoding PDZ and LIM domain protein Zasp isoform X5, producing the protein MAQLITVRLNKSDHQPLGFRLQGGKDFGTPLVVQKVNGGSAAERAGLQAGDALIRVNNTDVFTLRHQDAQDTIRAAGANLELTVQRGGGTWRPSVTPTGSLPRPGSRPLGGTPTPVTNTSLKANPQPSRNFGSGHNNVAKPFGYMNGNDTVKSVVNKQYNTPVNIYSDKTIAETLSAQTEVLAGGVLGVNFKKNEKTYDAEKSAVFKVLQEEQNDPEPEVSTPTTGSVPPVSGLRHVQAPVTRPDAPVNNTGGLPPGQNICEECERLITGVFVRIKDKNLHVECFKCSTCGSSLKNQGYYNINGKLYCDIHAKLVARQNPPAPNLDPVTVPPGGRVPTNTYSTPLPPLSTNNYSNGSSSLFSPSSNLSGPKPFGSSVGSAYSPSLSPRSAPLSPARPLTAPAPPPAAPFAPKRPVSVFKGSSVGAATRGKTFGVSSAPKRGRGILNKPALPGSRVPLCASCNGNIRGPFITALGRIWCPEHFICVNATCRRPLQDIGFVEENGQLYCEFCFEQYIAPACDKCHAKIKGDCLNAIGKHFHPECFNCVYCGKLFGNNPFFLEDGLPYCEADWNELFTTKCFACGFPVEAGDRWVEALNNNYHSQCFNCTVCKKNLEGQSFFAKGGRPFCKTHAR; encoded by the exons ATGGCACAGTTAATAACTGTGCGGCTTAACAAATCAGATCATCAACCCTTGGGCTTCAGGCTGCAAGGAGGCAAGGACTTCGGCACCCCACTAGTCGTTCAAAAG gtgAATGGCGGCAGTGCGGCAGAGCGGGCTGGCTTGCAGGCCGGCGACGCTCTGATTCGCGTCAACAACACAGACGTGTTCACCCTGCGTCACCAAGACGCGCAGGACACCATCCGCGCTGCTGGTGCTAATTTAGAACTAACCGTTCAACG CGGGGGAGGTACATGGCGTCCATCAGTGACCCCGACCGGCAGCTTGCCGAGACCCGGCTCTCGTCCTCTGGGAGGTACTCCGACTCCGGTGACGAACACATCCTTGAAGGCGAACCCACAACCGTCGCGCAATTTCGGCTCCGGGCACAACAATGTCGCTAAGCCTTTCGGTTAT ATGAACGGTAACGACACCGTCAAGAGTGTCGTGAACAAACAATACAACACTCCTGTCAATATATACAGCGACAAGACAATTGCGGAGACCCTGTCGGCCCAAACCGAAGTACTGGCTGGTGGAGTACTCGG AGTTAATTTCAAGAAGAATGAGAAGACGTACGATGCTGAAAAAAGCGCTGTTTTCAAAGTACTTCAGGAGGAGCAAAACGACCCTGAACCAG aagtGTCGACTCCGACCACCGGCTCAGTGCCCCCGGTGAGCGGACTCCGGCACGTGCAGGCGCCCGTCACGCGACCCGACGCGCCCGTCAACAACACGGGCGGCCTGCCTCCCGGACAGAACATTTGCGAGGAGTGCGAACGATTAATTAC GGGAGTGTTTGTGCGCATCAAGGACAAGAATCTTCACGTGGAATGCTTCAAGTGTTCGACTTGCGGGAGCTCTTTGAAGAATCAGGGCTATTACAACATAAACGGTAAACTGTACTGCGACATCCACGCCAAGCTGGTCGCACGTCAGAATCCACCAGCGCCGAACTTGGACCCTGTAACCGTGCCACC CGGTGGCCGAGTTCCTACCAACACATACTCTACGCCTTTGCCGCCACTGTCTACCAATAACTACAGCAATGGATCGTCTTCGCTGTTCAGC CCTTCAAGCAACCTGTCTGGCCCGAAGCCGTTCGGGTCGTCGGTGGGGTCCGCGTACTCTCCGTCGCTGTCCCCCCGCTCGGCGCCGCTGTCCCCCGCGCGGCCCCTCACCGCGCCCGCCCCGCCCCCCGCCGCACCCTTCGCCCCCA AACGGCCAGTTTCCGTTTTTaaag GTTCCAGTGTAGGAGCTGCCACACGTGGTAAAACTTTTGGGGTATCATCGGCACCAAAACGAGGAAGGGGAATATTGAATAAGCCTGCCCTGCCCGGCTCTCGTGTGCCACTTTGCGCATCTTGTAATGGAAACATTAG AGGTCCATTCATCACGGCTCTTGGACGCATATGGTGCCCCGAGCACTTCATCTGCGTGAATGCAACATGCAGACGTCCTCTGCAGGATATCGGATTCGTCGAAGAGAACGGACAGCTCTACTGTGAATTCTGTTTTGAGCAATACATAGCACCCGCCTGTGACAAATGTCATGCTAAAATTAAAGGC GACTGTTTAAACGCCATCGGTAAACACTTCCATCCAGAGTGCTTCAACTGCGTCTATTGCGGAAAGTTGTTCGGAAACAACCCGTTCTTCTTAGAAGACGGACTGCCATACTGCGAAGCAG ATTGGAATGAGCTCTTTACAACAAAATGTTTCGCTTGCGGATTCCCCGTGGAGGCGGGCGACAGGTGGGTCGAGGCGCTCAACAATAACTACCACAGTCAGTGCTTCAACTGCACG gTGTGTAAAAAGAACCTTGAAGGACAGAGCTTCTTCGCCAAGGGAGGTCGGCCTTTCTGTAAAACACACGCCCGTTAA
- the LOC101742099 gene encoding PDZ and LIM domain protein Zasp isoform X3, with protein MNGNDTVKSVVNKQYNTPVNIYSDKTIAETLSAQTEVLAGGVLGVNFKKNEKTYDAEKSAVFKVLQEEQNDPEPEVSTPTTGSVPPVSGLRHVQAPVTRPDAPVNNTGGLPPGQNICEECERLITGVFVRIKDKNLHVECFKCSTCGSSLKNQGYYNINGKLYCDIHAKLVARQNPPAPNLDPVTVPPGGRVPTNTYSTPLPPLSTNNYSNGSSSLFSPSSNLSGPKPFGSSVGSAYSPSLSPRSAPLSPARPLTAPAPPPAAPFAPTNDVQTTSSSQKPEFKSQAEERLIRKMAKMALNGYEIGIQRKIKPADHIQSMADKIQDTVVTKHPLNTDGSSEENIRENSTLRKISTNDNVYKNTEFGSMNDRVKESNFLNSIIFNGSTPVPPPLPTSPIPTFNIHSTPLGEPIVTGNMKKQSDLPKNFNIDYGLDFQNETLNGSLNDNDFKIIDDHKNTTNTLKKTNGFQNSFLNGMNSTKSEKKPDQKFENNIYSNTLNKRKLFENKDDTNNFKHSPCDLKNEKKIIDVYSKANNSNQSFKLDGHDLSNTTEETKPAVLPSSVKDNSLVYDAHDSTTVTDDPPSKVYDTDNDTFTESNTLEKIVNNTEEVVRRRQKKNIRNDDGRRDSHIIARPLSTMTSVDVEEGMYPVCHICDKAITRGPFITALGRIWCPEHFICVNATCRRPLQDIGFVEENGQLYCEFCFEQYIAPACDKCHAKIKGDCLNAIGKHFHPECFNCVYCGKLFGNNPFFLEDGLPYCEADWNELFTTKCFACGFPVEAGDRWVEALNNNYHSQCFNCTVCKKNLEGQSFFAKGGRPFCKTHAR; from the exons ATGAACGGTAACGACACCGTCAAGAGTGTCGTGAACAAACAATACAACACTCCTGTCAATATATACAGCGACAAGACAATTGCGGAGACCCTGTCGGCCCAAACCGAAGTACTGGCTGGTGGAGTACTCGG AGTTAATTTCAAGAAGAATGAGAAGACGTACGATGCTGAAAAAAGCGCTGTTTTCAAAGTACTTCAGGAGGAGCAAAACGACCCTGAACCAG aagtGTCGACTCCGACCACCGGCTCAGTGCCCCCGGTGAGCGGACTCCGGCACGTGCAGGCGCCCGTCACGCGACCCGACGCGCCCGTCAACAACACGGGCGGCCTGCCTCCCGGACAGAACATTTGCGAGGAGTGCGAACGATTAATTAC GGGAGTGTTTGTGCGCATCAAGGACAAGAATCTTCACGTGGAATGCTTCAAGTGTTCGACTTGCGGGAGCTCTTTGAAGAATCAGGGCTATTACAACATAAACGGTAAACTGTACTGCGACATCCACGCCAAGCTGGTCGCACGTCAGAATCCACCAGCGCCGAACTTGGACCCTGTAACCGTGCCACC CGGTGGCCGAGTTCCTACCAACACATACTCTACGCCTTTGCCGCCACTGTCTACCAATAACTACAGCAATGGATCGTCTTCGCTGTTCAGC CCTTCAAGCAACCTGTCTGGCCCGAAGCCGTTCGGGTCGTCGGTGGGGTCCGCGTACTCTCCGTCGCTGTCCCCCCGCTCGGCGCCGCTGTCCCCCGCGCGGCCCCTCACCGCGCCCGCCCCGCCCCCCGCCGCACCCTTCGCCCCCA CTAACGATGTGCAGACCACAAGCAGTTCTCAGAAACCAGAGTTTAAAAGTCAAGCTGAAGAACGTCTCATACGAAAAATGGCTAAAATGGCATTAAATGGATATGAAATTGGCATTCAACGTAAAATAAAGCCAGCCGACCACATCCAATCTATGGCTGATAAAATACAAGACACTGTCGTTACTAAGCATCCTCTGAATACAGATGGTTCGTCGGAGGAAAACATTCGTGAGAATAGTACTCTAAGAAAAATCTCCACTAACGACAACGTGTACAAAAATACAGAATTCGGTAGTATGAATGACAGAGTTAAAGAGAGCAATTTCTTAAATTCAATCATTTTCAATGGAAGTACTCCAGTACCTCCGCCATTACCTACATCTCCTATACCCACTTTCAATATTCATAGTACACCTCTTGGAGAACCAATAGTTACGGGTAATATGAAAAAACAATCTGATTTACCTAAAAATTTCAATATCGATTACGGCCTAGATTTCCAGAATGAAACTTTGAACGGATCCTTAAATGacaatgattttaaaataattgatgACCATAAAAACACAACTAACACTCTCAAAAAGACGAATGGTTTTCAAAATTCTTTCCTGAATGGAATGAATTCAACCAAATCCGAAAAGAAACCAGatcaaaagtttgaaaataacatttacTCTAATACATTGAATAaacgaaaattatttgaaaacaaagaTGATACTAACAATTTCAAACACTCGCCATGTGACTTAAAGAATGAAAAGAAAATCATTGACGTATATTCAAAAGCAAATAATTCCAATCAATCTTTCAAGTTAGACGGTCACGACTTATCTAACACAACGGAAGAGACAAAGCCGGCAGTTCTGCCGAGTTCCGTTAAAGACAATTCATTAGTATATGACGCACATGATTCAACAACTGTCACCGATGACCCTCCATCTAAAGTTTATGATACCGATAATGACACATTCACCGAATCAAATACTTTAGAAAAAATAGTTAATAATACTGAGGAGGTTGTTAGACGACGACAGAAAAAGAACATTAGGAATGATGACGGTAGAAGGGATTCTCATATCATCGCCAGACCGCTTAGTACTATGACTTCTGTAGATGTTGAAGAGGGAATGTATCCTGTATGTCACATATGCGACAAGGCTATTACAAG AGGTCCATTCATCACGGCTCTTGGACGCATATGGTGCCCCGAGCACTTCATCTGCGTGAATGCAACATGCAGACGTCCTCTGCAGGATATCGGATTCGTCGAAGAGAACGGACAGCTCTACTGTGAATTCTGTTTTGAGCAATACATAGCACCCGCCTGTGACAAATGTCATGCTAAAATTAAAGGC GACTGTTTAAACGCCATCGGTAAACACTTCCATCCAGAGTGCTTCAACTGCGTCTATTGCGGAAAGTTGTTCGGAAACAACCCGTTCTTCTTAGAAGACGGACTGCCATACTGCGAAGCAG ATTGGAATGAGCTCTTTACAACAAAATGTTTCGCTTGCGGATTCCCCGTGGAGGCGGGCGACAGGTGGGTCGAGGCGCTCAACAATAACTACCACAGTCAGTGCTTCAACTGCACG gTGTGTAAAAAGAACCTTGAAGGACAGAGCTTCTTCGCCAAGGGAGGTCGGCCTTTCTGTAAAACACACGCCCGTTAA